TGAATATTTTTCTTACCCTTAACTGAACCAAATAAATCTCTATCACCTCTTTCTGAGATTAATTTTAATTTATTTTTCTTAAATATATTTAAAACATCTTTTCTCAATCTTCCTTTACTTGGAATTCCTATTTTAATTATTTGGCTCATAGATTAATAGCTGCTCCTACTGCATTAACTTTTTTGCTTGAACCAAGATCAGAAATTAAATTGTCATATCTGCCGCCTGAGATTAATTGAACCTGTTTAGCATTAATCTTCACATCAATTCTAAAAACCATTCCACTATAATATTCAAGTTGTCTGCCAAATGAGGATGAAAATATTACATTTAATTTTGAAATTTTATTTGATGAAAGAGGAAAATATCTTTGATCAACTGCAAGATTAATTCTATTTTTTTTAAAAAATTTATTTAATTGATCGGCTGCTTTATTAATAGGACATTTTATCTTTAAAAATTCTTTAATTATTTTTGATACTTTTTTACCTTCACTTGCTTTTCTTGGGTTCTTAATTTTTTCATCAAATCTTTTAATTATTTCTCCATAAGATCTTCCAGCAATAATATCATTTTGATTTTTCTTTAGTAAATTCAAATAAAGCCGCTTGTCTAAATCAACAACTGTTGGGTCAATATCAGCATTTGTCTCTAGTCTTTTTAAAAGATCATTAAAATAATTCTCTCTCCAAAAGTGTCTGATTAATCTTAATTTCCAACGTGATGGAATTTCAAGTTTATCTATAAGTAATTTAAATATTTCAACATTACCAATGGTTAAAGTTCCAGATGAAAATTTTATATTTTTTAAGGATTTAAGAGAGGTATTTATGATTTCTTTATCATCATTTTTTTCATCTTTAGATCCTAATATTTCAAATCCTATTTGATCCCTAATGATAGATTTTTTCTTGTCATCGTTTTTTCTATAAGCCTGACCACTATAGAAAATTTTTTGTTTACCTTTTAGATTATTGTCTAAATACCTTAAGCAAGATGCAATGGTTAGATCTGGTCTTAAACATAGCTCAGTACCATCTTGATCATGAAATGAAAAAATAAACTTTCTAAAATTTTCACCAGATCTTTGCACAATATGATCTGCTTCAATTACAGAAGGTAAATTGATATATTTATATCCTTTAGACTTTACTGATCTAAGGATATTTTCAGATAAATTTTTTGACTTCATTGATTAGTTCTTTTCTTGAAATAGTTTTGTTATTTTCGCCTTTAGTACCTTGAAGATCTTTAATGGTTACAGTGTTATCTTTAAATTCATTTTCACCACATATAATTGCTAAAGGTAATCCTCTTTTATTTGCATAAGTGAGTTGTTTTCCCAAATTCTTTTTGACATCTAAAAACACTTCAGCATTAATGTTGTTAGATCTTAGTTCGTCTACTATTTCATAATAGTTTTTTAAATATTTTTGATCCATAACACATATAAGAGCAGGTTTTTGTTCTTTAATCTTAATTTGATCTAGTTGAGTTAATGCAAACAACAATCTATCAACACCAAAACTTATTCCCGTACCAGGTATATCAACACCTTTAAATCTTGATATTAATTTGGAATATTGACCCCCAGAGCAAATACTTCCAATATCTACAACTTTTCCTTTATTGTTTTTAACTTCAAAATTTAGGTTTGTTTCAACAATAAATCCATCATAGTACGCCAGTCCCCTTACTATAGTAAAGTTTGTTTGAACTTGGTCTTTTGCATTACCAAAATCAATTACTTCAAAGAAATCCTCTAATTCTTTAATTCCTTCTTGTGATAATTCATTTGTTAATTTTTGTTTTAATTCTTTTAAGTCTTTAATCTTTAAAAAACCTAATATTTGTTGAACCTGATCATCATTTAAATCAGCACCCTTTGTTACAGCTCCTGATGCATCTTTTCTTTCTTTTTTTAATAATGCTTCTACACCCGTTAAACCAAATCCTGGTTTATCTAATTTATCAATTGCTCTAATAACTTTTAATTGTTTTTCCTCAGAAATATTAAGTTCATTAATTAGTCCTTGAACTATCTTTCTATTACTTACATTGATTGTAAATTGTTCTTTATTTAATCCACAATCTAAAAGAGTATTAGTAATTAAATTACAAAGCTCTGCATTTGCTTGTGCAGGATTTGTGTTTCCAATAATATCGAAATCTGCCTGCATAAATTCTCGGTATCTACCATTACCTGGTTTTTCATTTCTAAAGACATTTTGAATTGCATATCTTTTATAAATAGATGGAAGTTCTTGATTATTTTGTGCAACAAATCTAGCTAACGGGCTTGATAGGTCATACCTTAAAGTAATACTTTTATCACCGTCTTTAAAACTAAATACATCAGACATAGGATTAGCCTCGTCTTCTGCTAAAAACGATCCAATATTTTCACTGATTTCAAAAGAGGGTGTCTCTAATGGTTCAGCACCAAATTTAATAAAATTATTTTCAATCTCTTTTAAAAGTTGTTTTTTTAAGACTAACTTTTTATCCCAACGATCTTCAAAGCCTGAAGGTAATCCAGGGATTAACTTTTCATTTTTTTTCATTTTTTGGTACCCGGGCTGAGAGTCGAACTCAAACTTAAAGTTCCACAAACTTCCGTGCTAACCATTACACCACCCGGGCATTCCTTTTTAGTTTTATATTATTTTATGTGGATTTAAAATTAATTTTTTATTTTGAAAATAGCTAGCCTTAGCCAGCATGATTGATATGTCTATGCTTAGCTCTGTTAGTTCCAATTTTTAAAGCTATTTTAATCATGAGCAACTTCTAGAATAAATTTGAAATATTACAAGTAAAAAAAAAGGAACCTACCGAAGTAGGCTCCTTTTAAATTTTGTAAAGCTAATTAACCTTCTTGCTTAACTAAGTTAACAGCCGAAGGCCCCTTAGGACCATCTTCTAAGGTAAACTCTAATGAATCTCCCTCATTTAAGAAACGCAGACCAGCGTCCTTCACAGCGCTCGCATGGACAAATGCGTCCTTCTCTCCGTCCTCACGCTCTATGAATCCGTAGCCCTTCTTTCCATTGAACCATTTTACTTTACCTTTTAATGTACTCATCTTATTTCTTCTTTCTTAGTAGTTATTTTTAAAAATGTGAAAGTAGTTTTTTTAAATATAATAGCAAGCATTATTTAATCAAATTATATTAATTAATATTTAGGATCTATTGAAAGTAATTAAAGGCCATCAAGACGTGGTGGCTGGAGAGAGATTCGCACTCCCGACACAAGCCTTTTCAGGGCTCTGCTCTACTCCTGAGCTATCCAGCCATTTATTATCCTCTAAAGATTATTCTACCTTTAGTTAGATCATAAGGAGTCATTTCAACTGTAACCTGATCGCCTTGAAGGACACGTATTCTATTTTTACGTAACTTTCCAGCTGTGTGTGCTGTTACAGTATGACCATTTTCTAATTGTACTCTAAACATTGCGTTCGGAAGTAAGTCTATAACTTTTCCTTTAAATTCTAGCAAATCTTGTTTAGACAATTTTATTTTCTCCTTATTCTTTTTTCTACAGATTTAGCATGCGCTTGTAATCCTTCGAAATTTGCAAAGGTTATAATCGACGGCCCAATAGTTTCAATACCTTTTTTCGACAAATTTATAAATGATATCCTCTTTATAAACTCTGAAACACTTAATCCACTTGAGTATTTAGCGCTACTTTGCGTAGGCAGTACGTGATTTGTGCCTGGTAAGCCATAATCTGTACAAGCCATTACAGAGTAAGTGCCACAGCATACTGAACCAGCATTTCTTATTTTAGGAACAAAAGATTTATAATTTCTAACATTTAGTTCTAAATGTTCTGGTCCAATTTTATTAATTATTTCGATAATTTTACTATCTGAATTAACAAACATTAATATTCCGTTTGTATTTAAACTTTTTTTTGCAATTGATGATCTTGGAATATCTTTCAATTGTTTTACTATTTCATTTTTTGTCTGATCTAATACTTTTTGATCCTTAGAAATTAAGATACATTGAGAAAGTTCTCCATGTTCTGCTTGACCAATTAAATCACTTGCAATCCATTCAGGGTTCGATGTTTTGTCGGCAACAACTAAAACCTCTGAGGGACCAGCGGTCATTGCTTCTGTTCCAATATCACCAGATACTTCTTTTTTTGCAGCTGATACAAATTGATTCCCAGGTCCTACTATTTTATTTACTGATCTAATTTTTTTTGTTCCATAAGCTGCAGCAGCAATTGCTGATGGCCCACCAATAGAATAGATTTCTTTTATCTTACATTTTTTTGCTGCATATAAAACTGCAGGATTTTGTTTTCCTTTAAAACCAGGATTAATCATAACAATTCTTTTTACACCTGCTACTATTGCTGGAATTGCATTCATAAGAACACTTGATGGATATGAAGCAGTAGAACCTGGTACATAAATTGCAACTGAATCTAAAGGAACATATTTATAAGCAACCTTATTTTTGTACTTATCAGTGTATGAAATGTTTTTAAATTTTTGTAATGAATGAAATTTATAAATTCTATTATATGCAGCATCAATTGCTTGCTTAACTTTTTTATCTAATGATTTAATCGAATTACTTATTTGTTTTGCAGTCGGGACAATTACATTATTTTTGTTAAATCTTTTTTCATATTTCAATAATGCTTTATCTCCATTTTTTTTAACATCTTTAATGATGTTGGTTACAGATACAGAGCTAGATTTAAGTTTTGCTCTTCTTTGGTTAAGCAAACTTTCTAATGATTTATCAAAATTTTTACTTTTAACAGTTAAAGATTTCATTTTAGTTTGTTTGATCTTCTAGTCTTACTTCTATTGTTTCAGTTGAAAGAGATATATGTGCATTATTATTAAATATCAAATCAATCTCATATTCTTCATTATTTTTGAGGTAATTGATGCCAATTAACTTCAATGGTGTCTCAGGATTTTTTTGATTAATGTTTTTTGATTTTACATTGCTTACAAAATCAAATTTACAGATACTATTAACTTTTTTGTCTTCTTCACCTGCCTCAACTTTTGTTCTTTCCATTGAAAGTAAAAACACTTTATTTTCCTTTAAATATTTAATATTTGCTACATTTGTTATAGCTCCTGCACAACAAGCAGATATCATTTGTAGTCCTTCATTATCTACTGCAATAATTTTTGCTAAATATTTTTTTTCACTCATTTTAATCTTTTAATTTTTACACCAATTTTTTTTAATTTATTCTCAATATTTTCATACCCTCTATCTAGATGATAAATCCTATTAATTACTGATTTTCCATTTGCTACTATTGCAGCTAAAACAAGCGCAACAGATGCTCTTAAATCACTAGACATTAACTCTGCGCCAATAAAATTTGTATTTCCATCAATTATAGCTTTATTATTTTTGATATTTATTTTTGCTCCTAACCTTTGAAGCTCTGCAACGTGCATAAATCTATTTTCAAAAATACTTTCAGTAATGATACTTTTGCCATTAGCTTTGCATAATAATACCATAAACTGTGCCTGAAGATCAGTTGGAAAACTCGGATACTCTTTAGTTTTGATATTTTTTAAAGGTCTGATCTTATCTGGTCCTTTAATTCGAATATTATTTTCATAAGTTTTAATTTTTGCTCCAATCTTTTTTAACAAATTTAATTCTGTACTAATTATCTTTGGATTCAAATTTTGAATTTCTAAATCTCCTTTTGATAATGCAGCAGCCACACAAAATGTGCCTGTCTCTATTCGATCAGCCATTACTGAATATTCAGTTTGATTTAAAGATTTCACTCCAACTACTTCACAAGTTCTGCCTTTCCACTTAATATTTGCTCCAGCAGAATTTAGAAAATTTGTTAGGTCTTTTATTTCTGGTTCAACAGCACAATTTTTTAAAATAGTTTTTCCATTAGCTAGGCAGGCTGCTATAATTGTATTCTCTGTTGCACCAACACTTATATTGGAAAACCTAACTGTTGTGCCTTTTAATTTTCCTTTTGATTTTGCATGAATATATCCCTTTTTAATTTCATAATTCATACCTAATTTTTTTAATGCTGATAAATGATAATTTACTGGTCGAGCACCAATTAAACATCCTCCTGGTAAAGAAGTAATCGATTTTTGGAATTTAGAAATTAATGGACCTAAAACAAGAATTGATCCTCTCATAGTTTTAACAAGAGAATAACTTGCAAACGTTTTCATATTTTTCTTATTCTCAATTTTTGCTGTTTTTTTATCTTTAGAGAGGGTAATTTTTGAACCTAAAGATTTTAAGAGGCTCAACATAGTATCAATATCTCTTACTCTTGGTAAATTTTTAATTGTAACTGATTTATCAAACAAAAGTGTTGCTGCTAATATAGGAAGTGCAGCATTTTTTGATCCTGAGATTAAAACCTTGCCCTTGAGTTTACAAGGGCCCTCAATCAAGAATTTATCCATAGAATTATTTTATTTTTGCAACTTGTATTGTTGTTTGGCCTTGGTATTTACCGTTTTTTGATTTGTAAGTAGTTTCAGGTTGAGTTTCAGATTTAAAAAATAAAAATTGAGCAATTCCTTCATTAGAATAGATTTTTGCTGGATTAGGAGTAGTATTAGACAATTCTATTACAATGTTGCCCTCGAACTCATTTTCAATTGGTGTAACATTACAAATAATACCTGTTCTTGCATAAGTACTTTTTCCAACACAAATACATAAAACATCTTTTGGAATTCTAAAATATTCAACAGTCTTTGCTAAAACAAAAGAATTAGGTGGGATAATGCAATGTGGACCTTTTCGTTCTATAAAATTATCATCGGAGAAATTCTTTGGATCTACTAATGAGTTATTTACATTTGTAAAAATTCTGTACTCATCTGAAATTCTCACATCATAGCCCATACTGCTTAAACCATACGATATTTTTCCTTCAGAAACTTGATGATCTAAAAAAGGCTCGATCATGTTGTGTTCTTTACACATTTTCTTAATCCATGAGTCGGGCTGAATAGACATTATTTAGATTTTTTTTTATTTTTTTTTTGAAATAGTTTTCTTTTCTTTAAATTTTTTCTAAGAGCTAAACTTAAACGCTCATTTTTATCCTTAGTGGTCATTCCTTATCTGGGTTTGTAAGAAAATCTAAAGATATAGGTTTGTTTGGATCCAATGGTTTAGCTTTAGGTTCTTCTTTTTTTGGACCTTCTTTGGCTAATCTTTTTGCTTTTTTTTCCGCAAGCTTTCTCTCACGCTTAGCTTGCTTCTCCATTAGCTTATTGCCTTTGGTACTTTTATAGTCGTAGTGTATGCCTGCCAACGCCATGGGGCCCGCATATTCAAAGAATTCTTCTTTTAAAATTTTATTATTTTTATCTAGAATTATTTTTGTATAAATTTTCATGGCTAAATTTTAATTATTTATAAACTATAAAAATAATATGGCAATAATCTGAATAATTGCTGTATATTTACAACTAATATTTATGCCCCTTTAGCTCAGGTAGTAGAGTAATTCCATGGTAAGGAAGAGGTCGTCCGTGCAAGTCGGGCAAGGGGCACCGCTATTTCTTATAGAAAAATTTTCTAATTATAATTGTAACAATTACAAGAAAAATAAAAGCAACTATTGGGATATAAATATCTGGTGAAGTAATCAATTCAGTAAAATTTGGTGC
The DNA window shown above is from alpha proteobacterium HIMB5 and carries:
- a CDS encoding bacterial translation initiation factor 1 (bIF-1) (PFAM: Translation initiation factor 1A / IF-1~TIGRFAM: translation initiation factor IF-1), producing the protein MSKQDLLEFKGKVIDLLPNAMFRVQLENGHTVTAHTAGKLRKNRIRVLQGDQVTVEMTPYDLTKGRIIFRG
- a CDS encoding tRNA synthetase class II family protein (PFAM: tRNA synthetase class II core domain (G, H, P, S and T)) produces the protein MKSKNLSENILRSVKSKGYKYINLPSVIEADHIVQRSGENFRKFIFSFHDQDGTELCLRPDLTIASCLRYLDNNLKGKQKIFYSGQAYRKNDDKKKSIIRDQIGFEILGSKDEKNDDKEIINTSLKSLKNIKFSSGTLTIGNVEIFKLLIDKLEIPSRWKLRLIRHFWRENYFNDLLKRLETNADIDPTVVDLDKRLYLNLLKKNQNDIIAGRSYGEIIKRFDEKIKNPRKASEGKKVSKIIKEFLKIKCPINKAADQLNKFFKKNRINLAVDQRYFPLSSNKISKLNVIFSSSFGRQLEYYSGMVFRIDVKINAKQVQLISGGRYDNLISDLGSSKKVNAVGAAINL
- a CDS encoding histidinol dehydrogenase (PFAM: Histidinol dehydrogenase~TIGRFAM: histidinol dehydrogenase) — encoded protein: MKSLTVKSKNFDKSLESLLNQRRAKLKSSSVSVTNIIKDVKKNGDKALLKYEKRFNKNNVIVPTAKQISNSIKSLDKKVKQAIDAAYNRIYKFHSLQKFKNISYTDKYKNKVAYKYVPLDSVAIYVPGSTASYPSSVLMNAIPAIVAGVKRIVMINPGFKGKQNPAVLYAAKKCKIKEIYSIGGPSAIAAAAYGTKKIRSVNKIVGPGNQFVSAAKKEVSGDIGTEAMTAGPSEVLVVADKTSNPEWIASDLIGQAEHGELSQCILISKDQKVLDQTKNEIVKQLKDIPRSSIAKKSLNTNGILMFVNSDSKIIEIINKIGPEHLELNVRNYKSFVPKIRNAGSVCCGTYSVMACTDYGLPGTNHVLPTQSSAKYSSGLSVSEFIKRISFINLSKKGIETIGPSIITFANFEGLQAHAKSVEKRIRRK
- a CDS encoding UDP-N-acetylglucosamine 1-carboxyvinyltransferase (PFAM: EPSP synthase (3-phosphoshikimate 1-carboxyvinyltransferase)~TIGRFAM: UDP-N-acetylglucosamine 1-carboxyvinyltransferase), which codes for MDKFLIEGPCKLKGKVLISGSKNAALPILAATLLFDKSVTIKNLPRVRDIDTMLSLLKSLGSKITLSKDKKTAKIENKKNMKTFASYSLVKTMRGSILVLGPLISKFQKSITSLPGGCLIGARPVNYHLSALKKLGMNYEIKKGYIHAKSKGKLKGTTVRFSNISVGATENTIIAACLANGKTILKNCAVEPEIKDLTNFLNSAGANIKWKGRTCEVVGVKSLNQTEYSVMADRIETGTFCVAAALSKGDLEIQNLNPKIISTELNLLKKIGAKIKTYENNIRIKGPDKIRPLKNIKTKEYPSFPTDLQAQFMVLLCKANGKSIITESIFENRFMHVAELQRLGAKINIKNNKAIIDGNTNFIGAELMSSDLRASVALVLAAIVANGKSVINRIYHLDRGYENIENKLKKIGVKIKRLK
- a CDS encoding histidine--tRNA ligase (PFAM: Anticodon binding domain; tRNA synthetase class II core domain (G, H, P, S and T)~TIGRFAM: histidyl-tRNA synthetase) is translated as MKKNEKLIPGLPSGFEDRWDKKLVLKKQLLKEIENNFIKFGAEPLETPSFEISENIGSFLAEDEANPMSDVFSFKDGDKSITLRYDLSSPLARFVAQNNQELPSIYKRYAIQNVFRNEKPGNGRYREFMQADFDIIGNTNPAQANAELCNLITNTLLDCGLNKEQFTINVSNRKIVQGLINELNISEEKQLKVIRAIDKLDKPGFGLTGVEALLKKERKDASGAVTKGADLNDDQVQQILGFLKIKDLKELKQKLTNELSQEGIKELEDFFEVIDFGNAKDQVQTNFTIVRGLAYYDGFIVETNLNFEVKNNKGKVVDIGSICSGGQYSKLISRFKGVDIPGTGISFGVDRLLFALTQLDQIKIKEQKPALICVMDQKYLKNYYEIVDELRSNNINAEVFLDVKKNLGKQLTYANKRGLPLAIICGENEFKDNTVTIKDLQGTKGENNKTISRKELINEVKKFI
- a CDS encoding dCTP deaminase (PFAM: dUTPase~TIGRFAM: deoxycytidine triphosphate deaminase), whose amino-acid sequence is MSIQPDSWIKKMCKEHNMIEPFLDHQVSEGKISYGLSSMGYDVRISDEYRIFTNVNNSLVDPKNFSDDNFIERKGPHCIIPPNSFVLAKTVEYFRIPKDVLCICVGKSTYARTGIICNVTPIENEFEGNIVIELSNTTPNPAKIYSNEGIAQFLFFKSETQPETTYKSKNGKYQGQTTIQVAKIK
- a CDS encoding DNA-binding protein with cold shock-like domain protein (PFAM: 'Cold-shock' DNA-binding domain), which produces MSTLKGKVKWFNGKKGYGFIEREDGEKDAFVHASAVKDAGLRFLNEGDSLEFTLEDGPKGPSAVNLVKQEG
- a CDS encoding hypothetical protein (PFAM: conserved hypothetical protein) produces the protein MSEKKYLAKIIAVDNEGLQMISACCAGAITNVANIKYLKENKVFLLSMERTKVEAGEEDKKVNSICKFDFVSNVKSKNINQKNPETPLKLIGINYLKNNEEYEIDLIFNNNAHISLSTETIEVRLEDQTN